The genome window GAGGGTCAAGAAGTTCTTGAGCCTGTTCATTAAAAGCTTCATCATCGTCGGCTAAATCAGTATTATTTGCTAAGCGTCGAAGACGTTGTTGAATTTCTGCTTGCAGCGCAGGTCGTTCGACCAATTCGGGATCGCAAGCTTCTTCAATTACTTTTTCCAAAACAGTTGATGGTTTCAGTTCAACTTTTAATTTAATGCTTTGAGCGTTTTCTGCCCCTTCATTTAAGATTTGGTTGTACTCTTTGATCACATTGTATTGTTCAGTAATGCGATTAATTGCCGCTGCTTCATAGGCTTTTTGGGAAACATCATTACCAGTTTCTAATGTTCTTAAAGCTTTGATAACACCTACTTCATCGGCGTGTAAAAAATTTAATGCTTGATTAAGATCGAAAGCAACAACTGTTAAATCGTTTTTTGTTGTTGTTCGTTGCTGACGCATTGCGCTAGCAATTTCTCCTTGCCCCCGTTCTTCGAAAATGGTATCCAATGCATTGCGGTCTACTCCGTTTTGATCGTTGTGATGAATTAAATGACTAATAATGCCGCTAAGATCAGCAAAATTATTATTCTTAATTTCACTGCGATGTTGTTTTACAAAATTAAGTAAATCATCGACAGTTGCCAATTGGAGTTCATTGGGAAAATAGGGTGAAAGGTTTTTTAGATCTAATTCGATTACTGCATTAAGAACCGTTAGTTTTTGTTTCAAACGGTTCATTTGTAATTGTGCTGCCTTCATCTCTGCCTGAGTTTCATTAATTGTTTGGATTAAATTCTGTTGTTGTTCGCGATAATCATGATATCGTTTTTCAGCATCATCTAAAGCTTGATCAATTTCTGGATTATCTTTCAAACTGGCCGCTTTTTCTTTTAAATTCATGATTGAATTTTTAAGTTCAGATACCTCTAAATCTGCTGGCATTTGATTTTTTAAGTTATCGATTAATTTGTTTAAATTGTTTTGCTCACTTTTTAGAGTGTTTTGTTGTTCCTGATATTGCTTAATTTTGTTTAAAACTCCGCTTAAATCTTTATTTGCTTGATCTAAAGAAGTTAGAAGTTCAGGGTGTTTAATCATCACAGTTAGATCAGGATGATTATATATAATTTCTTTTTGTTCATTAAGCAAGTCTTGATTCTGATCATTGATTTTAGATGTTCCAGCATCGTGAATATTACGATTGTCTTCAATTAGGCGGTTGTGAGCACGATTAGAAAGTGGTCCTTGCAATCTTTCGTTAATCTGTTGCTCCATTTGATTTTTCATTTCTTCAACAAAATTCACATTTAGACCGAGTTTAGTTATAGTTTGATTAATTGATTGATATTGATTATTAGCGTCTTTGATTTGATTTAGATATGTTTTTAAGTAGGCAGCAAACTCAAAAATATCGTCAGTAGCGAGTAATTTTTCTAAAGTACTTAAATTTTGACTTGTTATTGACTGTAATTTTTCTTTCAAGGGATCTAGTTCAGTAACTCTAATGTTTTTCTCAACATTCAGGCTCTCTTTTAATTGGTCGGTTATTTTGTCTAATCGGTGGTACAGTTCGTTTAGCTGATCTTGTTGTTTTTGAAAAGTAGTTAATTGCTGATTTTGAGTAACAATTTGGCCATTTAGAAAACTTTTAAGCTCAATTGAGGTTTTTTGTTCTGCCTTTTGAAATCTAAGATCGTCCAAATGAGTATTTGTACTTTTAAGTTGATCGTTAAGTTTTTGCTGGCTATAATTTAATTCTTTTAGCTTTTCTTGTGCTTGTTCAACCTTAATTTGTTCACTAGCGAAGTCATGATAGTTTTCGGTATAAGGATCAAGTAAGACTTCATTTAAATGATTTAAGTTTCGCCAAAAAATTTCTTGTTTAATTTTATCTAACCTTTTTTGACCAGATTTTAAATGTTCTAAAACTCCGTTCATACGGTTGACTTCTCGTTGACTGTTGGCAACTTTGTTAATTAGATCAGCATCGATGCCTTCCTGGGCATTTTTTAAAGAATCACGAATCGGCGTAAAACGGGCACTACCAGCAGTTAAAATCGGAGATGCTAAAAGGCGATAAACATTGGCAAGTTTGCCAAGTGTTTCTCCATCGGTAAATCCGTAAACTTTTTGGGCGGCAAATTCTCGGTAATCAAGTGCTCGATCAAAGACAGTTAATTTGTCTTCTAAAGATTTGTTAGCTTGAATAAAATCTTCTTTATTTAAGCCTTGATCGAACTGATCAGTAGTTACAAGATTGATCGGTTTATCCAGTTCATCGCTGATCACAATAAACCACCAAGTGGGCTTTTTATTATCCCCAACTATTCTTGTAGCGCCAAGACCTAAAATGATTTGCCTGGTGTCTGATTGCAAGTTTATATAGCTGTAACCAGTCCTTACTTTCATTGCTCCTGCACCCCAACCGAGGAGCATACTTTCAAAATTACGAGTATCACGAGCGCTGTTTCGAGGATTGATATCTTGATTTAATTTGTCAATCCCTTTTGCTGCATTGAAAGAAGGAGTCGAGATGGCACCGTCGATAAGCATCGGGAAAAAGCAGTTAGCAAGGGTAGTTTTACCGACAGCATTTTCGCCAATAAAAGTTATATTACCAGCTTTGGAAGCAGATAAATCTAATTTTACATATTTATTGAATTGGCGTAAATGGAAGCTTGTAGGGACTAGGTGTTGAAATAAATTCATAAAAATAGGCTCCTTTTAGTTAGATAATTTGACATGAAATCTGTTTACGACAGGCGTTGCAATAATAAAGCCGTTGTTTTGAGTGGCAAGAGCTTGCTCAAATAATAGGCGTCTAACTTCGCTGATGCTAATTTGAAAATGAGGGAAATATTGTTTGGCTGTTTGCTGAATTAGCAAAGTTAAGCGAGATTTGGGCAAGCCAGCGGTTAGTGATTGGGCGACCAAGATTGCAGTCATAAAAGCTTTTGATGAACTAGTGCGTCTTGAACGATCAAGTAATAAAGCATAGTCATCACCGCATTCTAAGTCAAAACGTTTTAATTGTGCCCATTTTTGAGCGATTAAATCTTTATTTGAAATAAAGATTGACCAAAGATCATGAGATTGTTTTGAATCTAAATATTTATTTTCAAGTAAGAATCGATTAACACGTTGCAGGTCATTTAATTTATATTCCTCATCCTGCTTTAATAATAGGTTCACCAAGCATTGAGCAATGTAATTAAAATCGGGAGAAATATCCCAGTATTCAATTAATTCTTCATTAGAATCTTTAATAATTTCTTCTGGTAGTTCTGGTTTAAATAGTGCAAAACGATCAACAAACAAATTAGTTATTTGTTTTGCGATTTCTGATTCTCTTAATTCGGTAACCTCGCTATGGACAAGTTGAATAATCTTTTGAGTAGAAACAACCCGGTCTCCGTCAACGCCTTGTAATTCAGGTAAGTTTATCACTGCCTTTAAGGTAGCTAATAAAACATGAACTGTTTCAGGCGGGAGTTGTTCTTTATTTACCAAAAAAAGTAAATTTTCTTGGTAATTTTCAGGAATTATTCCCAGCAGATCTTGAAGGTATTTATTAATTCTTTGTTGAACTAGTGGTCGCTTTAACACAGTAATAGCTCGAAGCGTGGTCTTGGTTAGTTCGGGGGTAATAGAACTTGTAAAAACGTTATGGTCGAGAAGCTGATTAATTATTAGACGTTCAGATGAATGTAATTCAGTCACTTCAAATTTTTCCTTCCGCAAAACTGATTTCAAAACCTTGGGGTAAAAAAACACTAAACATTTCGCCTGCACAATGAAGACGAATTGAACTAATTTCAGGAATTATTCTTACTTCCAATACGTTACGACCAAAAGGTGCAAAACTATCATAATGATCTGCTCTTGTTGCACTATATAACCGAACAATTTCGTCACGTGCAATTTTTGTTTTGAACTCCAAATCATGATCAATTACAGCGTGTAAATCATCTCGCATAATAAGTTCCTTGATCTCGTCAAGAGCCGTTTGAGTGGTAATTTTTCCAAGATGGTCATCTACAATGATCGGATTGTCGTTTTCAGTGGCAATTTTTTTGATTCGAATATTTGCAACATATTCGACCGGTCCCATCGTTGAAGCATCCAATAAGTCACTTGGA of Xylocopilactobacillus apicola contains these proteins:
- a CDS encoding SbcC/MukB-like Walker B domain-containing protein, with the translated sequence MNLFQHLVPTSFHLRQFNKYVKLDLSASKAGNITFIGENAVGKTTLANCFFPMLIDGAISTPSFNAAKGIDKLNQDINPRNSARDTRNFESMLLGWGAGAMKVRTGYSYINLQSDTRQIILGLGATRIVGDNKKPTWWFIVISDELDKPINLVTTDQFDQGLNKEDFIQANKSLEDKLTVFDRALDYREFAAQKVYGFTDGETLGKLANVYRLLASPILTAGSARFTPIRDSLKNAQEGIDADLINKVANSQREVNRMNGVLEHLKSGQKRLDKIKQEIFWRNLNHLNEVLLDPYTENYHDFASEQIKVEQAQEKLKELNYSQQKLNDQLKSTNTHLDDLRFQKAEQKTSIELKSFLNGQIVTQNQQLTTFQKQQDQLNELYHRLDKITDQLKESLNVEKNIRVTELDPLKEKLQSITSQNLSTLEKLLATDDIFEFAAYLKTYLNQIKDANNQYQSINQTITKLGLNVNFVEEMKNQMEQQINERLQGPLSNRAHNRLIEDNRNIHDAGTSKINDQNQDLLNEQKEIIYNHPDLTVMIKHPELLTSLDQANKDLSGVLNKIKQYQEQQNTLKSEQNNLNKLIDNLKNQMPADLEVSELKNSIMNLKEKAASLKDNPEIDQALDDAEKRYHDYREQQQNLIQTINETQAEMKAAQLQMNRLKQKLTVLNAVIELDLKNLSPYFPNELQLATVDDLLNFVKQHRSEIKNNNFADLSGIISHLIHHNDQNGVDRNALDTIFEERGQGEIASAMRQQRTTTKNDLTVVAFDLNQALNFLHADEVGVIKALRTLETGNDVSQKAYEAAAINRITEQYNVIKEYNQILNEGAENAQSIKLKVELKPSTVLEKVIEEACDPELVERPALQAEIQQRLRRLANNTDLADDDEAFNEQAQELLDPRQWSNFRILIKRRQNNEDEYEEVDDKFVQSGGSGAEKAQAMVLPLLLVPKMLLQQANLKDAPYLVMFDEFADKLDPETAKSFAQTISHFGFSFIATMPNGAQNKILADGVENIAYEVIAPTQTNDGKFHLNNVYPALIWR